CCACTTAAACCTTCTTGCTTTGGTAGATGGTATTCAGCCTAAAGTTTTGAATCTTCAAGAAATTTTGAATTATTACCTTCAGCACCGGAAAGAAGTTATTACTCGAAGGACCAAATTTGATTTAAATAAAGCCAAAGAAAGAGCTCATATCTTAGAAGGGTTACACAAATGTTTATCCAGGATAGATGCAGTTATTAAAACAATAAGAAATTCATCAAACCGAGAAGAGGCTCAGAAAAACCTGATGAAGAGGTTTAAATTAACCCAAATTCAAGCTAATGCTATTTTGGAAACTAAGCTTTCGTCTTTAGCCAAATTAGAAAGAAAAAGAATTGAAGAAGAGCTTGCTCTGAGAAAGAAAGAAATCAAAGAATTGACAGCCATCTTGAAAAGCCCCCAGAAAATAAAAGGGGTGATTAAAAAAGAGCTGAAAGAATTAAAAGAGAAATTCGGAGACGAAAGAAGAACAAAATTAGTTCCGCAGAAAGTCGGGGAGCTGGCCTTGGAAGATTTAATTCCCCAGGAAGAGACAATCATTACTCTGACTCAGGGAGGTTATATCAAAAGAATCAACCCTTCTACTTATAAAATTCAGAAAAGGGGAGGAAAGGGCATTGTGGGGATGAAAACTATTTCAGACGATATTGTGGAGCATTTTTTAGTAGCTAAAACCCATGATTTTTTACTTTTCTTTACCGATTCAGGAAAGGTCTTTAGAACCCCCGCCTATGAGATTCCCGAAGGCCAAAGACTGGCTAGGGGGAGGGGCTTGCTGAACTTCTTAGAAATTTCGTCTCAGGAAAAGATTCTATCTTTGATTTCTTTAGGGAAGGAGAATGGGGAGATGGGGATAAAATATTTAGCCATGGTAACCAAGGAAGGTATAATAAAGAAAACTAAAGTCCAAGAATTTGAAAACGTTCGAAGGTCGGGGATTTTAGCTATCACTTTGAAAAAGGGAGACATTTTAAAGAAGGTTTCGAAGATAAAAGAGGAAGATACGTTGGTTTTGATAACAAAAAAGGGCCAGGCTATTTGTTTTAAAGGCAAAACAATCAGAGAGATGGGGAGGCAGGCCGCAGGAGTTAAAGGCATCAGGCTGAAAGGGGGAGATGAGGTAATAGGGATGGAAGTAATTAAAGCCCAGAGCCCAGAGAACAGAGAACAGAGAACAAAAAACAAAGAGCAAAAAGCAAGAGAATATTTATTAGTGGTTACTGAAAATGGATTTGGCAAAAAAAGCGACCTGAAAGAATATCGATTACAGAATCGAGGGGGATCTGGGATTAAAACCGCTAAAGTTACCCAAAAGACCGGTGATTTGATAGTTTCAAGAATTTTAACCGGCCGGGAAGAGGATTTAATTGTTATTTCTCAGAAAGGCCAGGTAATAAGGACTAAAATCAGCTCAATCTCCAAATTGAGCAGATCCACCCAGGGAGTAAGAATTATGAGATTAGATACAGGAGACAAGGTAGCTTCTGCAACCTGTATATAGATAAAATTCTAAATCCGAAAGCAACCCTTCGGGGAGTCGCAAGCGACAGCGAAATCCGAAACAAATTCAAAACCCTAAATTCTAATGCTTCAAACCCGTGTTTAGAATTTAGATATTGTTTAGGATTTAGAAATTAGAAATTTAAACCATGGAAGGCTTTCTTAAACCAGAAGAAATTTTGAAACAGCTTAATCTTAAAGAAGAAATGACAGCTGTTGATTTTGGTTCAGGCTCCGGGGGTTGGGCTATTCCTTTAGCTAAAATTTTAAAAGAGGGAGAGGTTTATGCCATAGATGTTTTAGAGGAACCCCTTTCTGCCCTGAAAGGAAAAGCCAACCTTTCGAATATTTCTAATATTAAGACAATTCGCGCTGATATAGAAAGAGACAAAGGATCCGGGCTCAAAGATAATTCTTTAGACTTGGTTTTAATAACTAATCTTTTGTTTCAGATTGAAGAAAAGGAGAAAGTTGTAAAAGAGGCCAAAAGGGTTGTAAAAAAAGAAGGGAAAATCTTGATTGTTGACTGGAAAGTAGATTCGTCATTTGGGCCCAAAGAAGGAAAAATTTCAGCAGAGGCAGTAAAAAAAATCGCCAAAGAGCTTGGCCTGCAGTTTAAAAAAGAAATTGGAGCCGGAGGATATCATTATGGACTTTTATTCGAAAAGACTTGAACTTGTATATTAGTGTAACCATAGTAAGATAATTTAAGATGCGGATTTTCAAAACAATAATTCTTTCTTATTTTTTACTTTCTTTTTTACTGATGCCAGGTTTCGCTGGGGCAGATGTAATTATTGATAATCCTCTTGCTTCTGACAGCCTCGAAGATTTAATCGATGGAATTATCAACTTTATCTTTTGGGTGGCTACGGTTTTAGCTCCTTTAATGATAGTTATTGCTGCTTTCTATTTTGTAACTTCAGCTGGCAATCCTCAGCAGATAGCTACCGCTAAAAAGATAATCCTTTACACTTTAATTGGTTATGCTATTATCTTATTAAGCAGAGGTTTGATTCTTGTTTTAAGAGAGATTTTAGGAGTAACAACATAAAAAGGTCGATTTATTGTAATAAAAACTAAAATTTACCAAAAATGAAAAAGATTTTATTAGCTTCAGTTTTATTCAGTATTTTGGCTTTTCCTGTGGTTGGTTTAGCTGGCTTGGAAGCACCCCCTGAAGGAATCCCTGAGACGATAACAGCGGCAGCTGACATAATAGCCATAATTGACAATCTTGCCAACTGGCTTTTCGCTATTCTTTTAGCGATAGCTATGGTTTTCATTATTCTTGCCGCTTTTCAGTTCTTGACTTCAGGTGGAGACCCAGCTAGGGTGACTTCTGCCAGACAAAGCCTTATGTATGCTTTAGTTGGAATAGCAATTGCCTTTCTAGCCAGGGGGCTTGTTTTCTTAGTCAGATTTGTCCTTGGAATCGCAGCATAAATCTTGAGCCAAGTATAGATTATAGCTCATAATGAATATCGGCAAGAAGATGGCAGAGCTTATTTTGCTTTAAAGATTAAATTATCTTTATTACAATCCTCCTTTATTTGAAGGAGGATTGTTTTTTTTATCTCAATAAGATAGAATAATTAAAAATCAGGGTGGTGAAATTTCGTATCTTTTATATCGGAGTGGCGGAACCCCGCACCGAGCTTTGCTCTGGTGCGAGGCAAGCTGGAAAACACGCCCGCCAAGATTTGCCCCCGTGATGGAATGGCAGACATGCATGGTTTAGGACCATGTCCCGAAAGGGGTAGAGGTTCAAATCCTCTCGGGGGCATAAAAATTTAGGAAGACGTGAGGGTTCGTCCGGTGATGAATACCGGGTGGGGGAAGGACTTATCTCTTCCCGAATATCAAGCTAAAAGGTGCGATATAGTCCTCGGCACCAAGCAAAATATCATAAATAACATCAGACCAAATTTAGAATGAATTTTCTTAAGAGAAACCTTATTTTCTGCATTGTTTTTATTACCGGAGGAGCGGTTCTTATAATTGAAGTAACAGCCTTTCGTATCCTCGCTCCTTATTTTGGCAATACTCTTTATAGCACTTCAAGCATTATCGGAGTGGTGCTGGGGGCATTAAGTTTGGGATATTATTTCGGAGGAATTTTAGCCGACAGATATCCAAAATATTCAGTCTTTTTCTCTCTCATTATTATTGCCGGGATTTTTGCGTTGTTAATTCAAGGCCTTTCCAATATTTTGCTTGTAAAATTAGGTTATACCCTTAGTTTTAAAATTGGCCCTCCAATTATTAGTTTGATTCTTTTTTTCTTTCCCAGTTTAATTTTAGGAATGATGTCGCCCTTCGCCATCAAGCTAAAGAGTTTGAGAGAGAAAAACGGGAAAAAAATAGGCCGGATCTCAGGAAGTGTATTTTTTTGGTCAACATTGGGAAGCATTGCCGGAAGCTTCGCTGCCGGCTTTTTTCTTATTCCTTCTTTTGGCATAAATATTATCATTATTTCAACCGGCTTGGCGCTTATTATAATTGGGACCTTGGGATTGTTATTTTCTAAACCAGGGCAATATAAGAATTTTCTCAAAGGGCACAAACTATTTTTATTTTTAGTATTTTTGATATTTGTTTTATCTTTCAGCTTTTTATCTTTACCGAAATCAGAGCAGGTTATTTTCCAAAAAGAAGGGCTTTACAGCAAAATAACAATTGAGGACCGCAAAATCGCCAACAAAAAAGTTCGGGTCTTAAAAACCGATAATTATTCTATACAAGGAGGAATTTTTTTAGACAGTGATGAACTGCCCTTCGAGTACACTAAATATTACGTCCTTTATAAAATTTTAAATCCTCAATCTGAAAAAGCTTTATTTTTAGGCGGAGGAGCTTATTCTATACCAAAAAAACTTCTTTCTGAATCAAATAACATTAAAAGAATTGATGTTGTTGAAATAGAGCCGGAGCTTTATTCTTTGGCTAAAAAATATTTCGGACTCAGAGAGAATGAAAGACTATTTAATTATGTTGCCGATGGAAGAAGATTTCTGCATGATACCAAAGAAACTTATGACTTCATTTTCACAGACGTCTATTATTCGATAAGTTCTGTACCCGTTCATTTCACAACCAAAGAATTTTTTCAGTTATCAAAAAACAAACTCTTAAAAGACGGTTTTTTTATGATGAATATCATCGGAATGCTTGATGGGGAAGCCAATCAGCTGATTCTTTCTGAAATGAAAACCTTTGGATTGATTTTTCCAAGCAGCTATTTCTTTGCCGTTGATTCTCCCGATAAAAAAGGAGCCCAAAATTTTATTTTCCTTGGACTTAAAGATGATAATCAAAAGATAGATTTTTCTAGCCAGGAAATTTTAGCTAATGAAAATAAAGTTATCCGTCAACTTCCGGAGAAACTAATAAGGCTTGAGAATTTAGATTTTAATTCAGCTTATTTACTTACAGATAACTTTAACCCTATCGAGTATTTAACCGCTAAAATGGTATCCAGATTTCGATGATAACAATCTTAAAGCTTGCATTTGATTTAATGCAAAAAAACCGCCACCTTCAGGTGGCGGTTTTATCGTTGATTTGGTTTATTTCATTCTTTAATCTTAATTTTTCTTGTTTTTTCTCGTTGAATTCGAGGGATTTTTAAAGTTAGAATTCCTTCTTTCATTGAGGCTTCAGCCCTTGAAGGGTCTCCTTCGTCAGGCAAAATAATTTCTCTTGAGAATGGTCCCCAATAACATTCTTGATAGAAATATTTTTTTTCTTCAGCTTCAGAAGGTTTTTTTCTATCACCCCTAATAATGACTACATCATTTTCAATAGAAATATCTAGGTCCTCTTTTCTGATTCCGGCAATGGGAGCCTGGATAACAATATAGGAATCTGTTTGATAAACATCGATAGCTAATTGTCCTTCTTGTTTTGGCCACCCTTTTTGAGTTTCATCGTTTTCTACTTTCACTTCTTTTGGTTTTCTTTTCGGTTTTTCTTTAGTTTCCACTTCTTTCTTTTCGGCGTCCCCCCCCTTTAATTTTTCGAAAAAAGATGTCATATACCACGGATATTTATCACGAATCTCTTCACAAATATTCACTAATGATTATTCGTGATAATTAGTGATTTGAATTAGCGCTTTGATTAGTGGTTATTTTACAAATACTGGCCAACTTTTTTAAATCCCTAAAGCCAAAAGTTACAAAGACAGCCAAGCCAACTAGAATAGCTATTAAAGCGGAAAGAGAAAAATAGAATATCTGCGGGTTAACTAGAATTATCTGTCCGTTTTTAACCATCATGTTTTCCCCAATCTTTATTATAGAAAAATTAAAGAGGCCATGCAAGACAATAGCCAGGGTGAATCCTGTAAATAATAATTTCCTTTTTTGTTTGGGTGTAAAGAATGATCTGGCCAGAAAATAACCCAGAGTTCCAGAAGCTAAAGCGTGTAAAAAAGTGGCCCCGACGAAACGAAAGGCAATGATTATCGAGGCTTCCTTAATTAAAAGCGGTTTTTCGGGAAAGGATAAAACAAGGATATTTTCAACTGCCGCAAAACCCAAGGCCGCAATTATCATATAAAGAGGAATATCTAAGGGCTCATCAAGTTCTGAGCTTTTGAGGACTTTTATTTTTATTACTAAAAATTTAGCAATTTCTTCAATTGTAGCTACGCCCAAAAAGATATAAAGAAGGCCTCCCAACGGAAGAAAATCTTTAAAGAATGAAGGCAGAAAACATTTTATTGCTCCACCTTCTGGGTGAAATCCGATTGGAATACATTCTGCTATAGCTACCAAAGGAACTATTGCCATTCCCAGCAGAAAAACTAAGATAATCATTCGGTTTGATTCAGGATGCACATCTTTTCTAAGAAAAAACAGAAGCCAGATAATACTGGGGGCTAAGCCAAGAACGATATAGAGAAGAAAAATCAATTGCTACATTGCCACATTGCTACATTGCCACATTGTTTTATTAATTTAACCATTTAACAATGTAACCATTTAACAATGTAACAGTTTAATTTGGCCATTCTTCGATCATCAAGCATTTCTTTTTATTTTTAAGAGGCAATTTTTGATAAATTTCTTCTGTAATAAACGGAACAAAAGGATGCAAAAGTTTCAGAGAAGTTAATAATACATAAATTAAAATTTCCGAAGTTTGGAGCTTTAAGCCCGCAGATTGAAGCTGTCTTTTGGATTTTTCTATATAAATATCGCAAAAGT
This genomic interval from Candidatus Nealsonbacteria bacterium contains the following:
- a CDS encoding Hsp20/alpha crystallin family protein, whose protein sequence is METKEKPKRKPKEVKVENDETQKGWPKQEGQLAIDVYQTDSYIVIQAPIAGIRKEDLDISIENDVVIIRGDRKKPSEAEEKKYFYQECYWGPFSREIILPDEGDPSRAEASMKEGILTLKIPRIQREKTRKIKIKE
- a CDS encoding PrsW family intramembrane metalloprotease, which gives rise to MIFLLYIVLGLAPSIIWLLFFLRKDVHPESNRMIILVFLLGMAIVPLVAIAECIPIGFHPEGGAIKCFLPSFFKDFLPLGGLLYIFLGVATIEEIAKFLVIKIKVLKSSELDEPLDIPLYMIIAALGFAAVENILVLSFPEKPLLIKEASIIIAFRFVGATFLHALASGTLGYFLARSFFTPKQKRKLLFTGFTLAIVLHGLFNFSIIKIGENMMVKNGQIILVNPQIFYFSLSALIAILVGLAVFVTFGFRDLKKLASICKITTNQSANSNH
- the gyrA gene encoding DNA gyrase subunit A, with amino-acid sequence MKESYIDYAMSVIVSRALPDVRDGLKPVHRRILYTMWEDGLTHNAKSRKSATVVGSCLGRYHPHGDTAVYDALVRMAQSFSLRYPLIEGQGNFGSIDDPSEAAAMRYTEARLSRIGEVTLQDIERNTVNFVENYDGTTKEPHVLPSPLPQLLLNGSLGIAVGMATNIPPHNLSEVIDASVYLIDHSGATTEDLFQFIKGPDFPTGGIIYDQKSIISGYSQGRGPIVVRGKVDIVEQEKSDKLQIVITEIPFQVQKSTLVEQFANLVQEKKIEGIRDIRDESDREGLRIVLDLQKGTFPQKVLNRLYKFTDLQRTFHLNLLALVDGIQPKVLNLQEILNYYLQHRKEVITRRTKFDLNKAKERAHILEGLHKCLSRIDAVIKTIRNSSNREEAQKNLMKRFKLTQIQANAILETKLSSLAKLERKRIEEELALRKKEIKELTAILKSPQKIKGVIKKELKELKEKFGDERRTKLVPQKVGELALEDLIPQEETIITLTQGGYIKRINPSTYKIQKRGGKGIVGMKTISDDIVEHFLVAKTHDFLLFFTDSGKVFRTPAYEIPEGQRLARGRGLLNFLEISSQEKILSLISLGKENGEMGIKYLAMVTKEGIIKKTKVQEFENVRRSGILAITLKKGDILKKVSKIKEEDTLVLITKKGQAICFKGKTIREMGRQAAGVKGIRLKGGDEVIGMEVIKAQSPENREQRTKNKEQKAREYLLVVTENGFGKKSDLKEYRLQNRGGSGIKTAKVTQKTGDLIVSRILTGREEDLIVISQKGQVIRTKISSISKLSRSTQGVRIMRLDTGDKVASATCI
- a CDS encoding SAM-dependent methyltransferase, whose amino-acid sequence is MEGFLKPEEILKQLNLKEEMTAVDFGSGSGGWAIPLAKILKEGEVYAIDVLEEPLSALKGKANLSNISNIKTIRADIERDKGSGLKDNSLDLVLITNLLFQIEEKEKVVKEAKRVVKKEGKILIVDWKVDSSFGPKEGKISAEAVKKIAKELGLQFKKEIGAGGYHYGLLFEKT